One genomic window of Scatophagus argus isolate fScaArg1 chromosome 16, fScaArg1.pri, whole genome shotgun sequence includes the following:
- the zmp:0000001048 gene encoding retinol dehydrogenase 8 isoform X1 → MGTRRVLVTGCSSGIGLAVAARLAKDEFKRFKVVATMRDLTKRGPLEKAAGDSLNKTLEIKELDACCEVSIRECVNSLPDRRVDVLVNNAGVGMIGPLECQSINAMKELFDTNFFGLARLVKELLPDMKRRQSGHIVVMSSVMGLQGLLFNDVYSASKFAVEGFCESLAVQAMKFNIKTTLVEPGPVVTEFERKVYEEAEKMDLSGTDEDTARIFREVYLPYSKKVFASLGQTPEEVAEQTVKVITSKEPPLRHQTNRLYMPMTALKHADPTGRLPLDTFYKMIFKHDNVFNATLGVLRMFQRQTGKK, encoded by the exons ATGGGAACCAGGAGGGTGCTGGTAACCGGATGTTCCTCTGGCATTGGCTTGGCTGTGGCTGCACGGCTGGCCAAGGATGAGTTTAAACGCTTTAAAG TGGTTGCCACAATGAGGGATCTTACGAAACGGGGGCCCTTAGAGAAGGCAGCAGGTGACTCCTTAAACAAAACCCTGGAAATCAAAGAGTTAGATGCCTGTTGTGAAGTCTCCATCAGAGAGTGTGTCAACAGCCTGCCGGACAGACGAGTGGACGTTCTGG TGAACAATGCTGGTGTTGGCATGATTGGACCGCTGGAGTGCCAAAGTATCAACGCCATGAAGGAGCTTTTTGACACAAATTTCTTTGGCCTGGCGCGGCTGGTGAAAGAGTTGCTGCCCGACATGAAGCGGAGGCAGAGTGGCCATATTGTGGTGATGAGCAGCGTCATGGGACTGCAGG GGCTTCTGTTCAATGACGTCTACTCTGCCTCCAAATTTGCTGTGGAAGGATTTTGTGAGAGTCTGGCAGTGCAAGCAATGAAGTTTAACATCAA GACGACTCTAGTGGAACCTGGCCCTGTGGTAACAGAGTTTGAGAGGAAAGTGTATGAAGAGGCTGAGAAGATGGATCTGTCAGGGACAGACGAGGACACTGCCAGAATCTTCCGTGAAGTTTACCTGCCATATTCTAAGAAAGTCTTCGCCTCATTAGGCCAGACACCAGAAGAAGTGGCTGAG CAAACAGTCAAAGTGATCACATCCAAGGAACCTCCTCTGCGCCACCAGACCAACCGCCTGTACATGCCCATGACTGCACTGAAGCACGCAGATCCAACTGGTCGATTGCCTCTGGATACATTTTATAAGATGATCTTTAAGCATGACAATGTGTTCAATGCTACTCTCGGGGTGCTGCGGATGTTCCAGAGGCagacagggaaaaaataa
- the zmp:0000001048 gene encoding retinol dehydrogenase 8 isoform X2 encodes MSLNALKAVVATMRDLTKRGPLEKAAGDSLNKTLEIKELDACCEVSIRECVNSLPDRRVDVLVNNAGVGMIGPLECQSINAMKELFDTNFFGLARLVKELLPDMKRRQSGHIVVMSSVMGLQGLLFNDVYSASKFAVEGFCESLAVQAMKFNIKTTLVEPGPVVTEFERKVYEEAEKMDLSGTDEDTARIFREVYLPYSKKVFASLGQTPEEVAEQTVKVITSKEPPLRHQTNRLYMPMTALKHADPTGRLPLDTFYKMIFKHDNVFNATLGVLRMFQRQTGKK; translated from the exons ATGAGTTTAAACGCTTTAAAG gCAGTGGTTGCCACAATGAGGGATCTTACGAAACGGGGGCCCTTAGAGAAGGCAGCAGGTGACTCCTTAAACAAAACCCTGGAAATCAAAGAGTTAGATGCCTGTTGTGAAGTCTCCATCAGAGAGTGTGTCAACAGCCTGCCGGACAGACGAGTGGACGTTCTGG TGAACAATGCTGGTGTTGGCATGATTGGACCGCTGGAGTGCCAAAGTATCAACGCCATGAAGGAGCTTTTTGACACAAATTTCTTTGGCCTGGCGCGGCTGGTGAAAGAGTTGCTGCCCGACATGAAGCGGAGGCAGAGTGGCCATATTGTGGTGATGAGCAGCGTCATGGGACTGCAGG GGCTTCTGTTCAATGACGTCTACTCTGCCTCCAAATTTGCTGTGGAAGGATTTTGTGAGAGTCTGGCAGTGCAAGCAATGAAGTTTAACATCAA GACGACTCTAGTGGAACCTGGCCCTGTGGTAACAGAGTTTGAGAGGAAAGTGTATGAAGAGGCTGAGAAGATGGATCTGTCAGGGACAGACGAGGACACTGCCAGAATCTTCCGTGAAGTTTACCTGCCATATTCTAAGAAAGTCTTCGCCTCATTAGGCCAGACACCAGAAGAAGTGGCTGAG CAAACAGTCAAAGTGATCACATCCAAGGAACCTCCTCTGCGCCACCAGACCAACCGCCTGTACATGCCCATGACTGCACTGAAGCACGCAGATCCAACTGGTCGATTGCCTCTGGATACATTTTATAAGATGATCTTTAAGCATGACAATGTGTTCAATGCTACTCTCGGGGTGCTGCGGATGTTCCAGAGGCagacagggaaaaaataa